Part of the Variovorax paradoxus B4 genome, TGTCCGCGCCAGACCTCGTCCCGGATCACCGGTGTTCCATCGGCAAACCTTCTGCTGCGCAATTCTGCGGGGATGATCATCGGCGCGTCCTGGCTCTTGGCGAGTTCGGCCAATCGGTTCCAGAAATGCCTCACGTCATAGGGATTCGGGTTGAGGAAAACCCGTTCGCTGAGCTCCTTCTGCGAGGAAGGAAGCGGGGTGCTCCACATTTCGCGATTGCGCTCGTTCTCCGCCAGAGTGACCCATTCCGCCCATTTCGCCATGCCTTCGAGGAACCAGCTCGCGCGGAACATGGTGTAGCCGTACTGGTACAGGTGGAACAGCTCATGCGGGATGAGGTAGTCCTTCACCCGCTCATGATTTCCGCGCATTGTGGAATTGATGCCGATGGAGATCGAGCATCTGCCATCGCGGTTGCGGCTGCCGGGATAGCGGACCACGCCGGAGAAAGACAGCCCTCTTTTCTTCGCGTTCTCCTCGCTGTAGGTGCCGAAGTCCAGGAAGTCGATGTCGATGGATTCGGCGCGCCGAAACCTGGTGCTGCGCAGCGGGTCGCGAAAGCCGTTCCGGTTGAATATCTGGCGGACCGTGTCCAGGTGCAATGCCGCGTCCTCGACGATGTCGGGCACGCCGTTGCGATTCAGATCCACGTCGGTGTACAGCGCGTGCGGCCCTGACTGCGTGTAGAAAACCCGGATGCCGTTGAACTCGAACTTCTGCTCCAGTTTCAGCCTGTGCGGATTCTTCGAGGCTCTGCATGCGGGTGCCTCTTGCAGGTCCTGCGCCAAAACTGCGGAAGTGGAGCTCAGTACACACGCGATCGCTCCGCCTGCGATCAGTTGCTTCCATGGCGATTTCTTGGCCGGCATTGCTGCTCCTGTTGCATATCCTGCATGGCTCGCCAGGCGAGGCTCGATCAACGGACAACTCTTCAGTTCAGGGAATTCCAGAGCAACTTGTCCATCTCGCTCAGGGGCCCTGAAGGCAAGTCGGCACTCAACATTCTTTTGAGTTCCGCCCGGCCGTACGATGCCGCCGGCATGGCTTCGGTCGGGTGGATGTCTTGCAGCGGCTCGCGCCGGACGCCCTGGAAGAGCAGGGCATGCGCCAGGGAGCAATGAGACCGCAGGCGCCTTGGAAATCCGAACCATCCTTCCTCGGCGGCCTGTGTCTGAAGCGCAAGGGTATTGGCGTAGCAGCGCATGGAGTCGGCGGATCCGATGGCAAATTGATCCCCTGCATAGAGGGTCTTCGTGATCATCAGGTTGTTGAAGTAGATCAGG contains:
- a CDS encoding putative peptidase, MA superfamily; amino-acid sequence: MPAKKSPWKQLIAGGAIACVLSSTSAVLAQDLQEAPACRASKNPHRLKLEQKFEFNGIRVFYTQSGPHALYTDVDLNRNGVPDIVEDAALHLDTVRQIFNRNGFRDPLRSTRFRRAESIDIDFLDFGTYSEENAKKRGLSFSGVVRYPGSRNRDGRCSISIGINSTMRGNHERVKDYLIPHELFHLYQYGYTMFRASWFLEGMAKWAEWVTLAENERNREMWSTPLPSSQKELSERVFLNPNPYDVRHFWNRLAELAKSQDAPMIIPAELRSRRFADGTPVIRDEVWRGHSLMLKILQELDEDDDKVTREKNRQPNQWTNEDQRSVANNPILMRAVQRAVGSFRISTPEVVRFLALDPASPG